TCGGGCGCTCAGGTCACGGGCAGCGGGACCGTCGCGCGGTCGTCGGCGGACACGTGGCCGAACAACGAGCAAGGGTTCGGACGCGTCCTCCTTTCGAACGTCCTGCCGATCGCCGCGGCGGGCGACACGTTCCGGACGCAGGTCGTCGACGGGACGGACGGCCTCCTCACGGGCGACGAGGGGGCGTACACCTTCCATGTCGCCGTCCCGGGGCGCATCAAGTTCGTCCTCGCATGGAACGACTACCCGGGCACCCTCGGGGCCGCGAAGACCCTCATCAACGACCTCGACCTCTTGGTGACGGCGCCCGATGGCACCGTCTACCGCGGTAACAACTTCGCGCCGTTCGCGCAGGGGCAGTCCCTCGCCGGCGGCACGTTCGACACGACGAACGTGGAGGAGGCCGTGATCCTGAAGAACGCGATCGCGGGCGACTGGAAGGTGCGGGTCATCGGCTCCAACGTCCCGGTCGGGCCGCAGCCGTTCGCCCTCGTCGCGTCGGGGAGCCTCGACCCCTCGTACGGCCGCGTCACCTTGGATCGGGTCGCGTACTCGGAGGCGGACACGATCCGGATCGCGGTCGACGACCCGGCTGCGTCTTCGGCGGTGGTGCACATCACCTCGGGCATCGAGCCCGCGGGGGAGAACGTGTCCCTCACGCGCGCCGTCCCCGATGAGCTCTGGCGCGGAACGATCGGCACCGCCTTTGGTACGGCGGCCCCCGACGGCGTCCTCCAAGTCCGGGAGGGAGACACGATCACGGCAGCGTACCAGGATTCGTCCCCTCCGCATACGAGCACGGCCCTTGCACACGTCCTCGCGAGCGGCCCCACGATCCACGACGTCCGGGCGACGGACATCGGAACATTCTCGGCGAGCCTGCGCTGGGCAACGGACGTGCCTGCGAGCGGGGAAGTCCGGTACGGGACGAGCCCCGACTCGCTGAACCTGAACGCGAGGGCGCCCAGCCTTCTTCTGGACCACGCGATCACGCTCTCGTCCCTCAGTCCGGACACCGTGTACTATTTCGCCATCGAATCCCGGACCCGCCTCGGCAACGCGACGACGGACTCGAACGGCGGCCTTGCCTATGCGTTCCGCACGGCTCCGCTCGGCGACGTGCTCCTCGTGATCGGGGGCGATTCGTTCCCTCCGGAGCGGGAGGCTTCGTACGCGGCGGCCCTGAACGACAACGCGTGGACGTGGTCCCTCTGGCGCGTCGCGGACCTCGGCCTGCCGCCGCTCGCCCTCCTGCAATCGCGTCGCGCCGTGATCTGGCAGGTCGGCCTCGAACAGTACCCGCCCTTCAACGCATCGTCCCGATCCCTCGTGAAGGCGTATCTCGACGGAGGTGGACGCCTCCTCGTTTCGTCCCACGACTCCGCGTGGGCGCTCGCGAGCCCCGACTCGACGTTCTCGACCCCCGAGACCGTCGCGTGGGTCGGGGGTGTCCTCAAGGCGACGTTCGACTGCGATCCCCTGTCGATCGGGGCTGTGAAAGGCGTGAACGGCGATCCGATCAGCGGCGCCTATGGCGCGGGCGTCCCGTACACCCCGCACCGAGATGGCGGGGCGGACGACCAGTTCGCTCCCGTCGCGGCAGGAGGAACCGCGACGACGGTGTGGACCGACAGTCAGGTGGTGAGTCCGTCGCCGCCCGCGCCGCAGTGTCAGCAGAACCGACCCGATGCGCTTCGGTGGGTCTCTTCGTCCGCCAACGTGACCTCGGGCGTCGGGGTCTGGAGCGGGACCCCGTCCCGTTTGGTCTACTTCGCCTTCGAGCTCACCAGCGTCGATTCGACGCTCACGAACCTGAATCTGGGGAGCACGACCCGCGCCGCGATCCTCGACGCGTCCTTGCGGTGGCTCGTCAGCGCGTCCGCCACGACGCTGGACCGCGATCACCCGGACGTCGCGATCACCTCGCCGCCGGGCGGCGTCTTCTCCGGCTCCTCGATCGCGGTCGCCTGGAGCGCCACGGCCTATGGATCCGGGGTCGGCATCGCGGGCTTCACGCTCGAGTCGAGCGCGGACGGCGGCCAGACATGGACGACGATTGCAACGCCGCTTCCGGGCGACCGCTCCTTCACGTGGGACATCCGAGCGGTCCCGAACGGCGACCGCTATCTCCTCCGGATCCGGGCGCAGGACGACGGGACGCCCTCCCTCTCCGCTGCGGATTCGACCGATACGACGTTCGCGATCGAGCGACCCGGCGGGGATGCGGATGGCCCGATCCTCTGGGCGGGGAGCGTGCGGGTGGACCCGAGGCCGCCGGGCGCAGGATTCCTAACGACGTTCACGGCGACGGCGGACGACCGCGCCAGAGGGGGCAGCGGAATTGCCGCGGCCGAGTTGTTCTTGCAGACACCAGCGCCCATTCCCACGGATTCGGGAACGGGTCTCGCAATGATTGCCGTCGATGGAGCCTTCGACTCTTCCGTGGAGAATGTCTCGTGGCAAGGCGACCTCGCGGTCGGAGTCGGCAGCACGTGCGCATGGATTGATGCACTGGACACGTCCGGGAACTGGGGTCCGTTCATGTCCACGTGCTTCCCCGTCATCTTCGCAACGGACCAGCCCCCGATCGTTTCGATCCAATCTCCGATGGAAGGCCAGACCTTCGCGGCGGCCTCGATCATCACCTTCGCGTGGACGATGTCCGACGACTTGGTCCCGGCGGCCCAGTTGCCCGTCTGGGCGAACGTCACAATCGCGAACGCGACAACCCCGCTCGTCACAGGCGCGGCCGGGGTGACTTCGGTTACCTGGACGGCACCTGACATCGAGGTGGCCCAGGCCGTGTTCCATCTGGACGTCGTCGATCCGTCGGGCTTGCGGGGCTCCTTGGAACGAAC
The Thermoplasmata archaeon DNA segment above includes these coding regions:
- a CDS encoding S8 family serine peptidase — its product is MASQRIGAEPPAPNASQEAALTVLRRFRLLVTVALALVVMIEIPWTSPRGPIPTAPPTGPLLTFRTDATAAQIGDAGAQLLESYGAYRVARGPAMSLNELAFRGRHAEQLARASVLELVNGPVDVKALVSRRPVWTLDATGHAIGVVHFHAPIKAEWGPLLEGSGATVLRYLPQDAFVVRGSPHDLEALSSLPFVDWVGPFDPSWKMRADMPTTGSVDVRIVVFPGEAPEGIEAWLAHHGVPGGDGGVLGSFGSSDFRWVRAEITAGLLRSLADLPTVEFIDVVERVHALNAQTDWVIQTNHTFSNGTGDYRYWWYGLDARGQVIGMADTGLDYDGASFRHSTAAITIGDIYNTTDMSRRKVVRYLNMGVLTEQITWPGGGGPWDPWSIKDCDHGHGTGVASTLAGNDNGLGSSPNDGDALQGKIYLEDVGGFQGLAVCPNEGLIYLPENYENLFGPPGLVYNDPAAPVRVHSNSWGADTNVYDVQARMVDAFVWAHPDMTILFAAGNCVTACGPGSVGTPATAKDIVSVGGAWNPDTGGGLDQNDLAPQSARGPASDGRIEPTIVTIFDGDSAMSDGDPLSGTGLADAHWAGTSYATPAASAAAAIIRQYFVDGWYPAARPVPANVMNPSAALVRAMLIASGAQVTGSGTVARSSADTWPNNEQGFGRVLLSNVLPIAAAGDTFRTQVVDGTDGLLTGDEGAYTFHVAVPGRIKFVLAWNDYPGTLGAAKTLINDLDLLVTAPDGTVYRGNNFAPFAQGQSLAGGTFDTTNVEEAVILKNAIAGDWKVRVIGSNVPVGPQPFALVASGSLDPSYGRVTLDRVAYSEADTIRIAVDDPAASSAVVHITSGIEPAGENVSLTRAVPDELWRGTIGTAFGTAAPDGVLQVREGDTITAAYQDSSPPHTSTALAHVLASGPTIHDVRATDIGTFSASLRWATDVPASGEVRYGTSPDSLNLNARAPSLLLDHAITLSSLSPDTVYYFAIESRTRLGNATTDSNGGLAYAFRTAPLGDVLLVIGGDSFPPEREASYAAALNDNAWTWSLWRVADLGLPPLALLQSRRAVIWQVGLEQYPPFNASSRSLVKAYLDGGGRLLVSSHDSAWALASPDSTFSTPETVAWVGGVLKATFDCDPLSIGAVKGVNGDPISGAYGAGVPYTPHRDGGADDQFAPVAAGGTATTVWTDSQVVSPSPPAPQCQQNRPDALRWVSSSANVTSGVGVWSGTPSRLVYFAFELTSVDSTLTNLNLGSTTRAAILDASLRWLVSASATTLDRDHPDVAITSPPGGVFSGSSIAVAWSATAYGSGVGIAGFTLESSADGGQTWTTIATPLPGDRSFTWDIRAVPNGDRYLLRIRAQDDGTPSLSAADSTDTTFAIERPGGDADGPILWAGSVRVDPRPPGAGFLTTFTATADDRARGGSGIAAAELFLQTPAPIPTDSGTGLAMIAVDGAFDSSVENVSWQGDLAVGVGSTCAWIDALDTSGNWGPFMSTCFPVIFATDQPPIVSIQSPMEGQTFAAASIITFAWTMSDDLVPAAQLPVWANVTIANATTPLVTGAAGVTSVTWTAPDIEVAQAVFHLDVVDPSGLRGSLERTFSLTRQSAPPPQAPSSLAIGIAAIIVLVLVAFLILGMLLARKKENQPRVAPAPPPAPPIGLPGIAPATKMCPRCGTTVNAIDVTCFYCGYAFQQPPGGPT